In the genome of marine bacterium B5-7, one region contains:
- the ruvA gene encoding Holliday junction ATP-dependent DNA helicase RuvA, with translation MIGRLTGQLIEKQPPTLVIDVNGVGYELQASMQTFYQLPELNQKTTLFTHLIVREDAQTLYGFMKKSERELFRTLIRVTGVGPKLAVTILSGIAPDAFVACVQAQDSAQLVKIPGVGKKKAERLLLEMRDLLKDWQVSSENTQQALPDSIHLIVQEATQALIALGYKPQDASRAIARVDAVDKSCEDLIRDALKGEMA, from the coding sequence ATGATAGGTCGACTGACAGGACAACTCATTGAAAAGCAACCGCCGACATTGGTGATCGATGTCAATGGTGTTGGCTATGAATTACAAGCCTCCATGCAAACGTTTTATCAATTGCCTGAGCTTAATCAAAAAACGACCTTGTTTACCCATTTAATCGTACGTGAAGATGCACAGACACTCTATGGCTTTATGAAAAAGAGTGAGCGTGAGTTGTTTCGTACCTTGATTCGAGTGACTGGCGTGGGCCCAAAACTTGCGGTGACCATTTTATCGGGTATTGCACCCGATGCATTTGTTGCCTGTGTGCAAGCACAAGATAGTGCGCAGCTTGTTAAAATTCCAGGCGTTGGAAAAAAGAAAGCAGAACGTTTATTGCTGGAGATGCGGGATTTATTGAAAGACTGGCAGGTGAGCAGCGAGAATACGCAACAAGCATTACCGGATAGCATCCATCTCATCGTCCAGGAAGCGACGCAAGCATTAATTGCCTTGGGCTATAAACCGCAAGATGCTTCACGTGCGATTGCGCGTGTTGATGCCGTAGATAAAAGCTGCGAGGACTTGATTCGCGATGCACTAAAAGGAGAAATGGCGTGA
- the ruvB gene encoding Holliday junction ATP-dependent DNA helicase RuvB — protein MIESDRVITASAQTNEDVVDRAIRPKKLVDYIGQPQVTEQMAIFIEAAKARAEALDHVFIFGPPGLGKTTLANIIASEMGAGLKQTSGPVLEKAGDLAAMLTNLEPHDVLFIDEIHRLSPAIEEILYPAMEDYKLDIVIGEGPAARSIKLDLPPFTLVAATTRAGLLTSPLRDRFGIVQRLEFYDVQDLTHIVTRSANILGVEMHADGAKEIAKRARGTPRIANRLLRRVRDFAEVKGNGDVTESIAQQALDLLDVDVYGLDMMDRKMLLAIIEKFDGGPVGIESIAAAVGEDRGTIEDVIEPYLLQQGFIMRTPRGRIATKQAYLHFGLQAAEADLTKEI, from the coding sequence GTGATAGAATCTGATCGCGTGATTACTGCATCCGCACAAACGAATGAAGACGTCGTTGATCGTGCCATTCGACCTAAAAAGTTGGTCGATTATATTGGTCAACCACAAGTCACGGAACAAATGGCCATTTTTATTGAGGCAGCCAAAGCACGTGCGGAAGCCTTAGATCATGTTTTCATTTTTGGACCGCCAGGTTTGGGTAAAACCACATTAGCGAATATTATTGCGAGCGAAATGGGCGCTGGTTTAAAACAGACATCAGGACCTGTGTTAGAAAAAGCAGGAGATTTGGCGGCGATGCTGACAAATCTTGAGCCGCATGATGTATTGTTCATCGATGAAATACATCGATTAAGCCCGGCCATCGAAGAAATTTTATATCCAGCCATGGAAGACTATAAATTAGATATTGTCATTGGCGAAGGTCCAGCCGCGCGATCCATTAAATTGGATCTTCCCCCCTTTACGTTAGTGGCTGCGACAACCCGTGCAGGTTTACTGACTTCACCATTACGCGATCGTTTCGGTATCGTGCAGCGATTAGAGTTTTACGACGTGCAAGATCTTACGCACATTGTAACGCGCTCAGCAAATATTTTGGGTGTAGAGATGCATGCCGATGGGGCCAAAGAAATTGCAAAACGTGCACGAGGCACCCCGCGGATTGCGAATCGCTTGCTGCGTCGCGTGCGAGATTTTGCTGAAGTGAAAGGAAATGGTGATGTGACAGAATCCATAGCACAACAAGCCTTAGATTTATTAGATGTTGATGTGTACGGTTTAGATATGATGGACCGTAAAATGCTGTTGGCTATCATTGAGAAATTTGACGGTGGCCCCGTTGGCATAGAAAGTATTGCGGCGGCTGTTGGCGAAGATCGCGGTACGATCGAAGATGTCATTGAGCCGTATTTATTGCAGCAAGGATTTATTATGCGTACGCCGCGTGGCCGTATTGCCACAAAACAGGCGTACTTACATTTTGGCTTACAAGCTGCGGAAGCAGATTTAACGAAGGAGATTTAA
- the tolQ gene encoding Tol-Pal system subunit TolQ, whose amino-acid sequence MSVLHYFWQAGWVVKLVMLLLLGVSVFSWTVIFQRKQHIKQIREKLTAFNEQFWASGDLTTFYNTLKDNADATEGLGQIFMAGFQEFLRAKQQAHITPERLIESVQRAMHNAEVTVTDNLEQHLSFLATIGSTAPYVGLFGTVWGIMTSFQALGGVQQATIAMVAPGISEALVATALGLFAAIPAVVAYNQLMQQVEKINRQLENFQRDFINLVGHQVQ is encoded by the coding sequence ATGTCGGTTTTACATTATTTTTGGCAAGCAGGGTGGGTTGTTAAATTAGTGATGCTGTTATTACTTGGTGTTTCTGTTTTTTCATGGACCGTGATATTTCAACGTAAGCAACATATCAAGCAAATTCGTGAAAAACTTACCGCGTTTAACGAACAGTTTTGGGCTAGCGGTGATTTGACAACATTTTACAATACATTGAAAGATAATGCGGATGCGACAGAAGGCTTGGGGCAGATTTTTATGGCGGGCTTTCAGGAGTTTTTACGCGCGAAGCAACAAGCACATATTACACCGGAACGCTTAATCGAGAGTGTTCAGCGCGCCATGCATAATGCAGAGGTCACAGTGACTGATAACTTAGAGCAGCATCTATCATTTCTTGCAACGATTGGATCGACTGCGCCTTATGTGGGTTTGTTTGGTACCGTGTGGGGGATTATGACTTCATTTCAGGCCCTCGGCGGTGTGCAACAAGCAACGATTGCCATGGTGGCGCCTGGTATTTCTGAAGCCTTGGTTGCAACAGCGTTGGGCTTATTTGCGGCCATTCCTGCGGTGGTTGCTTATAATCAACTAATGCAGCAAGTTGAAAAAATTAATCGTCAGCTAGAAAATTTCCAACGAGATTTTATTAATTTAGTTGGACATCAAGTCCAATAA
- the tolR gene encoding protein TolR, producing the protein MARRRRLMAEMNIVPYIDVMLVLLVIFMVTTPLLTQGVKVDLPQAQANKIDSTQQTPIILTVDDNGKFYLNTAPQTDVPLMDDKITTLVSQQLAHAKQKHNTRDVLVRGDAHVDYGKVVRAMVLLQHAGAETVGLVTTDTKKA; encoded by the coding sequence ATGGCACGTCGACGTCGCTTAATGGCTGAAATGAATATTGTGCCTTACATTGATGTGATGTTGGTGTTGTTGGTGATTTTTATGGTGACCACACCCTTGTTAACGCAAGGGGTGAAAGTAGATCTGCCCCAGGCGCAAGCCAACAAGATTGATTCTACGCAACAAACGCCGATTATTTTAACGGTTGATGATAATGGTAAATTTTATCTAAACACGGCACCACAAACGGATGTGCCATTGATGGATGATAAAATTACGACCTTGGTTTCTCAACAGTTAGCACACGCAAAACAAAAGCATAATACACGTGATGTGTTGGTGCGTGGAGATGCGCATGTTGACTACGGAAAAGTGGTGAGAGCGATGGTGTTGTTGCAACATGCTGGCGCAGAGACGGTAGGATTGGTCACCACTGACACGAAGAAGGCGTAA
- the tolB gene encoding protein TolB — protein sequence MRQVVRAFLMMLFVGAVGTSQAALQLELTQGVDAAIPIALVPFAGAKDAPTDVSAVISADLNHSGQFAVLSANAFKQAPHDPDAVNYSYWRQLGANDVVVGEIKPSGANHFSVTVALVSVASKHVIFNKTFTVRAKNLRALSHHISDRIYQSLTGVKGVFSTRIAYVLVQRAPGKTTQYKLMVADADGLNAQAILTSPQPIMSPTWSPDGTHVAYVSFENQRSQIYISDVATGKRRLVSSFPGINGAPAWSPNGKQLAFVLSKESGKTKVYVMDISDKQLTQVTTGLSIDTEPAWAPDGKSLIFTSNRGGTPQIYQVSLATKQVARLSFEGNYNARPAFTPDGKSIVMLHREEGLFNIAVQNLQTGVVSNLTQTGLEKSPSIAPNGKMALFASHFGGRGVLGMVSLDGRIKLRLPAEAGGDVQEPAWSPYLS from the coding sequence ATGCGCCAAGTAGTACGGGCTTTTTTGATGATGTTGTTTGTGGGGGCTGTTGGAACGTCACAGGCGGCATTACAATTGGAGTTGACCCAGGGTGTGGATGCGGCTATTCCCATTGCTTTGGTGCCTTTCGCGGGTGCAAAAGATGCGCCGACGGATGTGAGTGCCGTGATCAGTGCGGATCTTAATCACAGCGGTCAATTTGCTGTGCTGAGCGCGAATGCTTTTAAACAGGCGCCTCATGATCCTGATGCGGTGAATTACAGTTACTGGCGTCAACTAGGCGCGAATGATGTGGTTGTTGGGGAGATTAAACCATCAGGTGCTAATCATTTCTCTGTTACGGTGGCCCTGGTTAGCGTGGCGAGCAAGCATGTTATCTTCAATAAAACGTTCACAGTGCGCGCGAAAAATTTACGTGCATTGTCACATCATATTAGCGATCGTATTTATCAATCCTTAACCGGTGTAAAGGGGGTGTTCTCTACACGTATCGCGTACGTGTTGGTACAGCGTGCACCTGGAAAAACGACACAATATAAATTAATGGTTGCTGATGCAGATGGGTTGAATGCGCAAGCTATTTTAACTTCACCACAGCCTATCATGTCGCCAACATGGTCTCCGGACGGTACGCATGTTGCTTATGTCTCCTTCGAAAACCAGCGATCGCAAATTTATATTTCTGATGTTGCAACGGGCAAGCGTCGATTAGTTTCTAGTTTCCCTGGTATTAATGGTGCACCGGCATGGTCGCCGAATGGTAAGCAATTGGCCTTTGTTTTGTCGAAAGAATCGGGAAAAACAAAAGTTTATGTGATGGATATTTCTGATAAACAGTTGACGCAAGTGACGACGGGATTGTCTATTGATACGGAGCCAGCATGGGCGCCAGATGGTAAATCCTTAATTTTTACCTCGAACCGTGGTGGTACACCGCAAATTTATCAGGTGAGTCTGGCAACAAAACAAGTAGCACGACTTAGCTTCGAAGGGAATTACAACGCGCGACCCGCATTTACACCAGATGGAAAGTCTATTGTGATGTTACATCGTGAAGAGGGTTTATTTAATATTGCTGTGCAGAATTTACAGACGGGGGTTGTGAGCAACTTAACACAAACGGGCTTGGAGAAATCTCCTAGTATCGCACCTAATGGAAAAATGGCATTGTTTGCGTCGCATTTTGGTGGGCGAGGTGTGCTAGGGATGGTTTCCCTTGATGGGCGGATTAAGTTAAGATTACCGGCTGAGGCGGGAGGCGATGTGCAAGAGCCCGCGTGGTCACCATATTTATCTTAG
- a CDS encoding peptidoglycan-associated lipoprotein: protein MKQIIQLAGVACLCLSMSACSWFMNNDDEKGAGGHASIVEQGAQSYGVSDQAQFDGEDGEYGFTDGRPSNQTFYFAFDNSKVNTQYDANLTAQANYLKDHPNVNVRLEGNTDERGSREYNIALGERRALSIARYLEIHGVPKQQLSIISYGAEKPVVLGHAESAYHMNRRVMLKYPD from the coding sequence ATGAAACAAATCATACAATTGGCTGGTGTTGCTTGTCTTTGCTTGAGCATGAGTGCATGTTCTTGGTTTATGAATAATGATGATGAAAAAGGTGCCGGTGGGCATGCAAGTATTGTTGAGCAGGGCGCACAATCTTATGGTGTTTCCGATCAAGCGCAATTTGATGGTGAAGATGGCGAGTATGGTTTTACTGATGGTCGTCCCAGCAACCAAACGTTTTACTTTGCCTTTGACAACAGTAAAGTGAATACACAGTACGATGCAAATCTAACAGCACAAGCCAATTATTTAAAAGATCATCCTAATGTTAATGTGCGTTTGGAAGGTAATACCGATGAGCGTGGATCACGTGAGTACAATATTGCATTGGGTGAGCGTCGTGCTTTGTCGATTGCACGTTATTTGGAAATACATGGTGTACCTAAGCAGCAACTATCGATCATTAGTTATGGCGCAGAAAAGCCTGTTGTTTTAGGGCATGCAGAATCTGCGTACCATATGAATCGTCGTGTTATGTTGAAATATCCAGATTAA